A genome region from Populus alba chromosome 3, ASM523922v2, whole genome shotgun sequence includes the following:
- the LOC118062855 gene encoding uncharacterized protein isoform X1, producing the protein MENSSGGSSDYSNSRIVVTNEKKPMQGIKIENPFTFKVLQVFTGFGFGCGIGIGQGMPINMGALPMVGQVMSATRGATDAFSGITRHVNTALWKLGAKNIQAGVGCGVGFGHGFGIGLAVKPGAVQKMQACFLEVLMKMMTKLGIAPNLSIGQGALPMSLQSGVSMLTESSIQNPLGNITQLARKLPDQTSQSLYGYGNVSSHSSSESSTSKGSDTSFGSRTEKVISSFLQNPILKEDGTDINELAGRLRSENNMLQMVLRHQQIIEELMEENQKLRQILVEDLKIPPNKLQASHSTINKSPCTDCFECRRRQRKK; encoded by the exons ATGGAGAACAGCAGTGGTGGCAGCAGCGATTACAGTAACAGTAGGATTGTAGTGACAAATGAGAAAAAGCCTATGCAAGGAATCAAAATAGAGAATCCCTTTACTTTCAAAGTACTTCAAGTATTTACTGGCTTTGGTTTTGGCTGTGGTATTGGTATTGGTCAAGGCATGCCTATAAATATGG GTGCATTGCCAATGGTGGGCCAAGTAATGAGTGCAACTAGAGGCGCAACTGATGCCTTTTCTGGAATTACCAGGCATGTAAATACTGCA CTTTGGAAGCTGGGAGCTAAGAACATTCAAGCAGGCGTTGGATGTGGAGTTGGTTTCGGCCATGGCTTTGGAATTG GTCTTGCTGTGAAACCTGGGGCAGTGCAGAAGATGCAAGCTTGTTTTCTA GAAGtattgatgaagatgatgacaaaaCTTGGAATAGCACCTAATTTATCAATTGGTCAAGGTGCCCTTCCAATGTCTTTGCAAAGTGGCGTGAGCATGTTGACTGAATCTTCAATCCAAAACCCATTGGGAAATATTACTCAGTTAGCAAGAAAACTCCCAGATCAAACATCTCAAAGTCTGTATGGATATGGAAATGTTAGTTCACATTCAAGTTCTGAAAGTTCCACTTCAAAAGGCAGTGATACTTCTTTTGGTAGCCGAACAGAGAAGGTGATTAGCAGTTTTCTCCAAAATCCTATTCTGAAAGAAGATGGCACTGACATAAATGAATTG GCTGGACGATTGCGGTCAGAAAACAACATGCTTCAAATG GTGTTGAGACACCAGCAAATCATTGAAGAGCTAATGGAGGAGAATCAAAAGCTTCGTCAGATACTTGTGGAAGACCTAAAAATACCACCCAACAAGCTCCAGGCCAGTCACTCAACTATAAATAAATCTCCTTGCACTGATTGCTTTGAGTGCCGAAGAAGACAGAGAAAAAAGTAG
- the LOC118062855 gene encoding uncharacterized protein isoform X2: MENSSGGSSDYSNSRIVVTNEKKPMQGIKIENPFTFKVLQVFTGFGFGCGIGIGQGMPINMGALPMVGQVMSATRGATDAFSGITSFGSWELRTFKQALDVELVSAMALELEVLMKMMTKLGIAPNLSIGQGALPMSLQSGVSMLTESSIQNPLGNITQLARKLPDQTSQSLYGYGNVSSHSSSESSTSKGSDTSFGSRTEKVISSFLQNPILKEDGTDINELAGRLRSENNMLQMVLRHQQIIEELMEENQKLRQILVEDLKIPPNKLQASHSTINKSPCTDCFECRRRQRKK; encoded by the exons ATGGAGAACAGCAGTGGTGGCAGCAGCGATTACAGTAACAGTAGGATTGTAGTGACAAATGAGAAAAAGCCTATGCAAGGAATCAAAATAGAGAATCCCTTTACTTTCAAAGTACTTCAAGTATTTACTGGCTTTGGTTTTGGCTGTGGTATTGGTATTGGTCAAGGCATGCCTATAAATATGG GTGCATTGCCAATGGTGGGCCAAGTAATGAGTGCAACTAGAGGCGCAACTGATGCCTTTTCTGGAATTACCAG CTTTGGAAGCTGGGAGCTAAGAACATTCAAGCAGGCGTTGGATGTGGAGTTGGTTTCGGCCATGGCTTTGGAATTG GAAGtattgatgaagatgatgacaaaaCTTGGAATAGCACCTAATTTATCAATTGGTCAAGGTGCCCTTCCAATGTCTTTGCAAAGTGGCGTGAGCATGTTGACTGAATCTTCAATCCAAAACCCATTGGGAAATATTACTCAGTTAGCAAGAAAACTCCCAGATCAAACATCTCAAAGTCTGTATGGATATGGAAATGTTAGTTCACATTCAAGTTCTGAAAGTTCCACTTCAAAAGGCAGTGATACTTCTTTTGGTAGCCGAACAGAGAAGGTGATTAGCAGTTTTCTCCAAAATCCTATTCTGAAAGAAGATGGCACTGACATAAATGAATTG GCTGGACGATTGCGGTCAGAAAACAACATGCTTCAAATG GTGTTGAGACACCAGCAAATCATTGAAGAGCTAATGGAGGAGAATCAAAAGCTTCGTCAGATACTTGTGGAAGACCTAAAAATACCACCCAACAAGCTCCAGGCCAGTCACTCAACTATAAATAAATCTCCTTGCACTGATTGCTTTGAGTGCCGAAGAAGACAGAGAAAAAAGTAG
- the LOC118062855 gene encoding uncharacterized protein isoform X4, which translates to MMVFFGGLFKPKNVEETHEKSIPKTPCALPMVGQVMSATRGATDAFSGITSFGSWELRTFKQALDVELVSAMALELEVLMKMMTKLGIAPNLSIGQGALPMSLQSGVSMLTESSIQNPLGNITQLARKLPDQTSQSLYGYGNVSSHSSSESSTSKGSDTSFGSRTEKVISSFLQNPILKEDGTDINELAGRLRSENNMLQMVLRHQQIIEELMEENQKLRQILVEDLKIPPNKLQASHSTINKSPCTDCFECRRRQRKK; encoded by the exons atgatggttttttttggtgggTTGTTTAAACCCAAGAATGTTGAAGAAACCCATGAGAAATCTATCCCTAAAACTCCAT GTGCATTGCCAATGGTGGGCCAAGTAATGAGTGCAACTAGAGGCGCAACTGATGCCTTTTCTGGAATTACCAG CTTTGGAAGCTGGGAGCTAAGAACATTCAAGCAGGCGTTGGATGTGGAGTTGGTTTCGGCCATGGCTTTGGAATTG GAAGtattgatgaagatgatgacaaaaCTTGGAATAGCACCTAATTTATCAATTGGTCAAGGTGCCCTTCCAATGTCTTTGCAAAGTGGCGTGAGCATGTTGACTGAATCTTCAATCCAAAACCCATTGGGAAATATTACTCAGTTAGCAAGAAAACTCCCAGATCAAACATCTCAAAGTCTGTATGGATATGGAAATGTTAGTTCACATTCAAGTTCTGAAAGTTCCACTTCAAAAGGCAGTGATACTTCTTTTGGTAGCCGAACAGAGAAGGTGATTAGCAGTTTTCTCCAAAATCCTATTCTGAAAGAAGATGGCACTGACATAAATGAATTG GCTGGACGATTGCGGTCAGAAAACAACATGCTTCAAATG GTGTTGAGACACCAGCAAATCATTGAAGAGCTAATGGAGGAGAATCAAAAGCTTCGTCAGATACTTGTGGAAGACCTAAAAATACCACCCAACAAGCTCCAGGCCAGTCACTCAACTATAAATAAATCTCCTTGCACTGATTGCTTTGAGTGCCGAAGAAGACAGAGAAAAAAGTAG
- the LOC118062855 gene encoding uncharacterized protein isoform X3 translates to MMVFFGGLFKPKNVEETHEKSIPKTPCALPMVGQVMSATRGATDAFSGITRHVNTALWKLGAKNIQAGVGCGVGFGHGFGIGLAVKPGAVQKMQACFLEVLMKMMTKLGIAPNLSIGQGALPMSLQSGVSMLTESSIQNPLGNITQLARKLPDQTSQSLYGYGNVSSHSSSESSTSKGSDTSFGSRTEKVISSFLQNPILKEDGTDINELAGRLRSENNMLQMVLRHQQIIEELMEENQKLRQILVEDLKIPPNKLQASHSTINKSPCTDCFECRRRQRKK, encoded by the exons atgatggttttttttggtgggTTGTTTAAACCCAAGAATGTTGAAGAAACCCATGAGAAATCTATCCCTAAAACTCCAT GTGCATTGCCAATGGTGGGCCAAGTAATGAGTGCAACTAGAGGCGCAACTGATGCCTTTTCTGGAATTACCAGGCATGTAAATACTGCA CTTTGGAAGCTGGGAGCTAAGAACATTCAAGCAGGCGTTGGATGTGGAGTTGGTTTCGGCCATGGCTTTGGAATTG GTCTTGCTGTGAAACCTGGGGCAGTGCAGAAGATGCAAGCTTGTTTTCTA GAAGtattgatgaagatgatgacaaaaCTTGGAATAGCACCTAATTTATCAATTGGTCAAGGTGCCCTTCCAATGTCTTTGCAAAGTGGCGTGAGCATGTTGACTGAATCTTCAATCCAAAACCCATTGGGAAATATTACTCAGTTAGCAAGAAAACTCCCAGATCAAACATCTCAAAGTCTGTATGGATATGGAAATGTTAGTTCACATTCAAGTTCTGAAAGTTCCACTTCAAAAGGCAGTGATACTTCTTTTGGTAGCCGAACAGAGAAGGTGATTAGCAGTTTTCTCCAAAATCCTATTCTGAAAGAAGATGGCACTGACATAAATGAATTG GCTGGACGATTGCGGTCAGAAAACAACATGCTTCAAATG GTGTTGAGACACCAGCAAATCATTGAAGAGCTAATGGAGGAGAATCAAAAGCTTCGTCAGATACTTGTGGAAGACCTAAAAATACCACCCAACAAGCTCCAGGCCAGTCACTCAACTATAAATAAATCTCCTTGCACTGATTGCTTTGAGTGCCGAAGAAGACAGAGAAAAAAGTAG